The Pirellulimonas nuda genome includes a region encoding these proteins:
- a CDS encoding ABC transporter ATP-binding protein, with amino-acid sequence MLAIRIADVRYRYGDREALCGLSLDVAPGETVTVLGPNGSGKSTLFRLISTLMPMQQGEIDVFGCSVRTDAARVRGALGVVFQSPSLDKKLTVRENLRCHAAMYGLGGLELKRRIGEMLGRLKLEDRAGDRVETLSGGLKRRVELAKGMLHEPRLLVLDEPSTGLDPAARSDLWRYLGEVSEQDGVTVVATSHLLEEAERADRIAIVHQGQVVACDTPTALKSSLGGDAITLRSADPKALAAAIEEKFNCPAQVLDGVVRLEQPDGHQWASRLFEGVGDRFDELTIGKPTLEDVFIARTGHRFFAE; translated from the coding sequence ATGCTCGCTATCCGTATCGCCGACGTCCGCTACCGCTACGGCGACCGAGAGGCGCTGTGTGGGCTCTCGCTCGACGTGGCGCCGGGGGAAACGGTCACCGTGCTCGGCCCCAACGGCAGCGGCAAGAGCACGCTGTTCCGGCTGATCTCGACCCTGATGCCCATGCAGCAGGGCGAGATCGACGTGTTCGGCTGCAGCGTCCGCACAGACGCCGCCCGGGTGCGCGGCGCCCTGGGGGTGGTGTTCCAGTCGCCGAGCCTCGACAAAAAGCTGACCGTTCGGGAGAACCTCCGCTGCCACGCCGCCATGTACGGCCTCGGCGGGCTGGAGCTCAAACGCCGCATCGGCGAGATGCTCGGCCGGCTGAAGCTAGAAGACCGCGCCGGCGACCGCGTTGAGACCCTCTCCGGCGGGCTGAAACGCCGCGTCGAGCTCGCCAAGGGGATGCTGCACGAGCCGCGGCTATTGGTGCTAGACGAACCCTCTACCGGCCTCGACCCCGCGGCCCGCAGCGACCTGTGGCGCTACCTGGGCGAGGTTAGCGAGCAGGACGGCGTGACCGTGGTCGCCACCAGCCACCTGCTGGAAGAAGCCGAACGGGCCGACCGCATCGCCATCGTCCACCAGGGCCAGGTGGTGGCGTGCGACACGCCGACGGCGCTCAAGAGCTCGCTGGGTGGCGACGCCATCACGCTCCGCTCGGCCGACCCCAAAGCGCTGGCCGCCGCGATCGAAGAAAAATTCAACTGCCCCGCGCAGGTGCTGGACGGCGTGGTGCGGCTCGAACAACCCGACGGCCACCAATGGGCCAGCCGGCTGTTCGAGGGCGTGGGCGACCGATTCGACGAGCTAACCATCGGCAAGCCGACGCTCGAGGACGTGTTCATCGCGCGCACGGGGCACCGGTTTTTTGCGGAGTAG
- a CDS encoding ABC transporter permease — translation MTELALRRAPALPAVVALAWRELVRFFRQRNRVFGALGQPIIFWFLFSEGLKSSDLDYAHFFPGTLAMILLFTAIFATISIIEDRNEGFLQGVLVSPAPRWAMVLGKVLGGAAIAWIQGIAFMLLGWIGFSSIVHPSALGAVQAALLMGLMAIALTGLGFAIAWRMESTHAFHAIMSVFLLPMWLLSGAFFRQGQAGLLGWVVSINPLTYGVAGLRRYLTHADGLTTFANDPIPGVPPLWLCWLVTALFAAAMLTLSWRVAATRVKGDVQ, via the coding sequence ATGACCGAGCTCGCCCTCCGCCGTGCACCTGCGCTCCCCGCCGTCGTCGCACTTGCTTGGCGCGAGCTGGTGCGGTTTTTTCGCCAACGCAACCGCGTGTTCGGCGCCCTGGGGCAGCCGATCATCTTCTGGTTCTTGTTCAGCGAAGGGCTCAAGTCGAGCGACCTAGACTACGCCCACTTCTTCCCGGGCACGCTGGCGATGATCCTGTTGTTCACCGCCATCTTTGCGACGATCTCGATCATCGAAGACCGCAACGAGGGCTTCTTGCAGGGGGTGCTGGTCTCCCCCGCGCCGCGGTGGGCGATGGTGCTGGGCAAGGTGCTGGGGGGCGCCGCGATCGCATGGATCCAGGGGATCGCGTTCATGCTGCTGGGCTGGATCGGCTTCTCGAGCATCGTCCATCCATCGGCCCTGGGCGCCGTGCAGGCGGCTTTGCTCATGGGGCTGATGGCGATTGCGCTCACGGGGCTGGGGTTCGCGATCGCGTGGCGGATGGAGTCGACGCACGCGTTCCACGCCATCATGAGCGTCTTCTTGCTGCCGATGTGGCTGCTCTCGGGCGCCTTCTTCCGCCAGGGCCAGGCCGGCCTGCTGGGCTGGGTGGTGTCCATCAACCCGCTCACCTACGGCGTCGCCGGGCTGCGGCGTTACCTGACGCACGCCGACGGGCTGACCACCTTCGCCAACGATCCGATCCCGGGCGTCCCCCCGCTGTGGCTCTGCTGGCTAGTGACCGCGCTGTTCGCGGCGGCGATGCTCACGCTGAGCTGGCGCGTGGCGGCGACGCGCGTGAAGGGCGACGTGCAGTAG
- a CDS encoding outer membrane protein assembly factor BamB family protein — MPAAPQKSRSRKWGRPPRVWPGVLIVALVWLSTTLPARFSSSGMTAPGVMEGVILGALGGTLLFLIWWLGFSRVPWGDRWRGLAIVIAALAAGLLGGFHPYMRAMPVAFYLLPSILLAAVAAMVVTRPLGWRRARWPTLVASLLPIVVWCCLRSNGMSGYLAADFAWRWTPTAEQEFLANLADPDASIAKPDSPGDSSIGEPLVASDTDWPEFRGPHRDGRLVGVEVRDDWAENPPRELWRRDVGPGWSSFCVIGDNVFTQEQRGEQEMVVCYDLNSGDERWASGVEARFDESTAGAGPRGTPTFDGGFLYTTGGSGVVQKLDARTGKQLWQRSLIDDTPMEVPPEWGFASSPLIVDRADGGKLAIVYAGDPRTKSLPLESNLPEAAIAYDTQTGEPVWRGGAGFHGYGSPHLATLLGVPQVVITSNAGAESLDPQTGKSLWFYDWPIGGFPRIVQPLVRGDDTLIIATGYGAGTHAIKLNHTVSRDAQRSASSDGAPSDSAPPDSAPPDSDPSKSAPLRVAANGDLWTTETVWQSKELKPYFNDLVEHEGFLYGFDGIFLTCIDPETGESSWPKRSRREVEFGQGQVLLVADSGLLVVTTELTGEVVLLRADPTKPEVLARIPAAQGKTWNHPVIAHGKLLVRNGREMVCFDVTEAEEPNAAQVSAQQTRRAR; from the coding sequence ATGCCCGCAGCCCCCCAGAAGTCGCGCTCCCGCAAATGGGGCCGCCCCCCCCGCGTGTGGCCCGGCGTGTTGATCGTGGCGCTGGTTTGGTTGTCGACCACCCTCCCGGCCCGCTTCTCCTCCAGCGGCATGACCGCGCCCGGCGTGATGGAGGGGGTTATCCTCGGCGCCCTGGGGGGGACGCTGTTGTTCCTCATCTGGTGGCTGGGGTTCAGCCGGGTGCCGTGGGGCGACCGCTGGCGCGGGCTGGCGATCGTGATCGCGGCGCTCGCCGCGGGGCTGCTTGGCGGGTTCCACCCGTACATGCGCGCCATGCCGGTCGCGTTCTACCTGCTCCCCTCGATCCTGCTGGCGGCCGTCGCCGCGATGGTGGTGACGCGGCCACTAGGGTGGCGGCGGGCCCGTTGGCCGACGCTGGTCGCGTCGCTCCTGCCGATCGTGGTGTGGTGCTGCCTCCGCTCCAACGGCATGTCGGGTTACCTGGCCGCCGACTTCGCGTGGCGGTGGACCCCCACCGCCGAGCAAGAGTTCCTCGCTAACCTGGCGGATCCCGACGCCTCGATCGCCAAGCCCGACTCCCCCGGCGACTCTTCGATCGGCGAGCCCCTGGTAGCCAGCGACACGGACTGGCCGGAGTTCCGCGGCCCGCACCGCGACGGGCGGCTCGTCGGCGTCGAGGTCCGCGACGATTGGGCCGAGAACCCGCCGCGGGAGCTGTGGAGACGCGACGTCGGGCCCGGTTGGAGCTCGTTCTGCGTCATCGGCGACAACGTCTTCACGCAGGAACAACGCGGCGAACAAGAAATGGTGGTCTGCTACGACCTGAATAGTGGCGACGAGCGCTGGGCGAGCGGCGTCGAGGCCCGCTTCGACGAGTCGACCGCCGGCGCGGGGCCGCGCGGCACGCCGACGTTCGACGGGGGGTTCCTGTACACCACCGGCGGCTCGGGCGTGGTGCAGAAGCTCGACGCGCGGACCGGCAAGCAACTGTGGCAGCGGTCGCTGATCGACGACACGCCGATGGAGGTCCCCCCGGAGTGGGGCTTCGCGAGCTCGCCGCTGATCGTCGATCGGGCCGATGGGGGCAAGCTCGCGATCGTGTACGCCGGCGACCCCAGGACCAAATCGCTCCCCCTAGAGTCCAACCTACCCGAGGCAGCGATCGCGTACGACACGCAGACCGGCGAACCGGTTTGGCGGGGCGGCGCCGGCTTCCACGGCTACGGCTCGCCCCACCTCGCCACCCTGCTGGGCGTGCCGCAGGTGGTGATTACGTCGAACGCCGGGGCCGAATCCCTCGACCCCCAAACGGGCAAGTCGTTGTGGTTCTACGACTGGCCCATCGGCGGTTTCCCAAGAATCGTGCAACCCCTAGTCCGCGGCGACGACACCCTCATCATCGCCACCGGCTACGGCGCCGGCACGCACGCAATAAAGCTCAACCACACCGTTAGCCGCGACGCGCAGCGGAGCGCTTCGTCTGACGGAGCGCCGTCGGACAGTGCTCCACCGGATAGTGCCCCGCCAGACAGCGATCCTTCAAAAAGCGCTCCGTTGCGCGTCGCGGCCAACGGCGATCTCTGGACCACGGAGACGGTTTGGCAGAGTAAGGAACTGAAACCTTACTTCAACGATTTGGTCGAGCACGAGGGGTTCCTGTACGGGTTCGACGGCATCTTCCTGACCTGCATCGACCCCGAGACGGGCGAGTCGAGCTGGCCCAAGCGGAGCCGTCGGGAGGTCGAGTTTGGCCAAGGCCAGGTTCTGCTGGTTGCGGATTCCGGGCTGCTGGTGGTCACGACCGAGCTGACCGGCGAAGTGGTGCTGCTGCGCGCGGACCCCACCAAGCCCGAGGTCCTGGCCCGCATCCCCGCGGCCCAGGGGAAAACCTGGAACCACCCGGTCATCGCCCACGGCAAGCTGCTGGTGCGGAACGGGCGAGAGATGGTCTGCTTCGACGTCACCGAAGCAGAAGAACCCAATGCAGCCCAAGTGAGCGCCCAACAAACAAGAAGAGCCCGGTAG
- a CDS encoding magnesium chelatase — protein sequence MSFAADQPTTLAQLRDAGWVSKTVKQEIHDNFLRRLAAGEELYPGILGFDDTVIPELNIALLAQHDMLFLGEKGQAKSRMMRALMTFLDPWVPYIDDKRIPLHDDPYKPITRRGKQMIGSTPADEVPIAWWAREDRYAERLAPGTKFADIIGEIDPAKLVGGVSMGAEEALHFGLIPRMHRGIFAMNELPELDELVQVGLFNILEERDVQIRGYPVKFDIDVMILFSANPATYNRSGKVIPQLKDRIGSIIHTHYPLERETGVRILEQEAGEGRGASEGLGATGEGRVTDGGGEDGATGAHPSPLAGSPPGVVVPYFMKELIEEISRAARKSKFIDHESGVSARLSIANYRTMVASARHRAAVLGETPAVPRVSDLGHLYASSLGKLELDLMGSHQMSERQVLDSVIAEAIATVFGEYVDEYGLPEIAQSFSEGVKLEVGDMLPSSHYAELVKRVPPVWDKAFEVNASQDPAVRASCVEFVLAGLYATDRISRSQQHGRIVYEV from the coding sequence ATGTCGTTCGCCGCCGATCAGCCGACCACCCTCGCCCAGCTCCGCGACGCCGGATGGGTCTCCAAGACCGTCAAGCAAGAGATCCACGACAACTTCCTCCGCCGGCTCGCCGCCGGAGAGGAGCTGTACCCGGGCATCCTGGGGTTCGACGACACGGTGATCCCGGAGCTGAACATCGCCCTGCTGGCGCAGCACGACATGCTGTTCCTGGGCGAGAAGGGGCAGGCCAAGAGCCGGATGATGCGCGCCCTGATGACCTTCCTCGACCCCTGGGTGCCGTACATCGACGACAAACGGATCCCTCTGCACGACGACCCCTACAAGCCGATCACCCGCCGCGGCAAGCAGATGATCGGCAGCACGCCGGCCGACGAGGTGCCCATCGCGTGGTGGGCTCGCGAGGATCGCTACGCGGAGCGGCTGGCGCCCGGGACCAAGTTTGCCGACATCATCGGCGAGATCGACCCCGCCAAGCTGGTGGGCGGCGTGAGCATGGGCGCCGAGGAGGCGTTGCACTTCGGGCTGATCCCGCGGATGCACCGCGGCATCTTCGCGATGAACGAGCTGCCCGAGCTGGACGAGCTGGTGCAGGTCGGCCTGTTCAACATCCTGGAAGAACGCGACGTGCAGATCCGCGGTTACCCGGTGAAGTTCGACATCGACGTGATGATCCTCTTCTCCGCCAACCCGGCAACCTACAACCGCTCCGGCAAGGTGATCCCGCAGCTCAAGGACCGCATCGGCTCGATCATCCACACGCACTACCCGCTCGAACGCGAGACGGGGGTGCGGATCTTGGAGCAAGAAGCAGGCGAGGGGCGAGGGGCAAGTGAGGGATTAGGGGCGACGGGCGAGGGGCGAGTGACGGACGGGGGTGGAGAGGATGGAGCGACAGGGGCTCACCCCTCGCCCCTCGCCGGTAGTCCCCCGGGCGTCGTCGTGCCCTATTTTATGAAAGAGCTGATCGAGGAGATCAGCCGCGCCGCGCGCAAGAGCAAGTTCATCGACCACGAGTCGGGGGTGAGCGCGCGGTTGTCGATCGCCAACTACCGGACGATGGTCGCCTCGGCCCGGCACCGCGCCGCGGTGCTGGGAGAGACCCCGGCGGTGCCGCGGGTCAGCGACCTGGGGCACCTGTACGCCAGCTCGCTGGGGAAGCTGGAGCTCGACCTGATGGGCTCGCACCAGATGAGCGAGCGGCAGGTGCTGGACTCGGTGATCGCCGAGGCGATCGCCACGGTGTTCGGCGAGTACGTGGACGAGTACGGGCTGCCGGAGATCGCCCAGTCGTTTAGCGAGGGGGTGAAGCTAGAGGTAGGAGACATGCTCCCCTCTTCGCACTACGCAGAGCTGGTCAAACGTGTGCCCCCCGTCTGGGACAAGGCGTTCGAGGTGAACGCCAGCCAAGACCCGGCGGTGCGGGCGAGCTGCGTTGAGTTCGTGCTTGCGGGGCTGTACGCCACCGACCGCATCAGCCGCAGCCAGCAGCACGGCCGGATCGTGTACGAGGTGTGA
- a CDS encoding PIN domain-containing protein: MNPFSWREQSVADRILDTSVLIQFWATKRPSPGYCPTQKEAAEWAADLIQTHGTRSLVTPVCIEMLAGCTNSDSLLATRAFLAAFEVVDDGSLSKETVVLATSIAERIPHGGRRQDVRKRDLGDCLIRALADRHSRDVLTLDRGMPRSRS; this comes from the coding sequence TTGAACCCGTTCTCGTGGCGTGAGCAGAGCGTGGCGGACCGAATCCTCGACACTTCAGTTCTCATCCAGTTCTGGGCAACCAAGCGCCCGTCGCCCGGCTACTGCCCCACCCAAAAGGAAGCGGCCGAGTGGGCTGCCGACCTGATTCAGACGCACGGCACGAGGTCGCTCGTCACTCCCGTTTGCATCGAAATGCTGGCGGGTTGTACAAACTCGGATTCGTTACTCGCTACCCGCGCGTTCTTGGCCGCTTTTGAAGTCGTGGACGATGGCAGCCTGTCTAAAGAGACGGTCGTACTCGCTACAAGCATCGCGGAACGGATTCCCCATGGCGGACGAAGACAGGATGTCAGAAAGCGCGACCTCGGCGACTGCTTGATTCGCGCATTGGCGGATCGGCATAGCCGCGACGTGCTGACGTTGGACAGAGGGATGCCTCGTAGTCGCTCCTGA
- a CDS encoding nitroreductase family protein: MDTLTAIQERRSIKKYDTSFTMPEADVEKLMDLALLSPTSFNIQNWRFVLVRDPAQKKKLRAAAWDQAQVEEAQLTMVLCGDVKAWAKEPERYWKNVPEGTRDVLVPMIEQFYSTSGEQVQHDEVMRSCGIAAQTLMLAAKSMGYDSNPMIGFNTEQVAEVIGLPPGHVIAMMLVIGKAAKPAHPRGGQLAKSEVVFTDRFPG; the protein is encoded by the coding sequence ATGGACACCCTCACCGCTATCCAGGAACGTCGCAGCATCAAGAAGTACGACACGTCGTTCACGATGCCCGAGGCGGACGTCGAGAAGCTGATGGACCTGGCGCTGCTTTCGCCGACCAGCTTCAACATCCAGAACTGGCGGTTTGTGCTGGTCCGCGACCCCGCGCAGAAGAAGAAGCTGCGCGCCGCGGCCTGGGACCAGGCGCAGGTAGAAGAGGCCCAGCTCACCATGGTGCTGTGCGGCGACGTGAAGGCGTGGGCCAAAGAGCCCGAGCGCTACTGGAAGAACGTGCCCGAAGGGACCCGCGACGTGCTGGTGCCGATGATCGAGCAGTTCTACTCAACCTCGGGCGAGCAGGTGCAGCACGACGAGGTGATGCGTAGCTGCGGCATTGCAGCGCAGACGCTGATGCTGGCCGCCAAGTCGATGGGCTACGACTCGAACCCGATGATCGGGTTCAACACCGAGCAGGTGGCCGAAGTAATCGGGCTGCCGCCGGGGCACGTGATCGCGATGATGCTGGTGATCGGCAAAGCGGCCAAGCCGGCCCACCCCCGGGGCGGGCAGCTCGCCAAGAGCGAGGTGGTGTTCACCGACCGGTTCCCGGGATGA
- a CDS encoding DUF1559 domain-containing protein yields MPTPLRHPPTRRPPGAFTLVELLVVIGIVGVLASLLLPAVQSTRESARRADCSNRLRQLGLAANNHISATGRLPSGSDAKPPPPGFGVQEWTFFRWSALAHLAPYLENGAEYDALNLDLPLYRDLGGGVTEENEAIVRTVIPQYLCPSDRQERVSPAFGPTNYVASTGTGAGGGTPRKVDGLFGVNSDFKPSEITDGLSKTALFSESLLGERSDDSHNPQREYKFVLVLNTLNQGMCDFTTQWNLSEPLGFSWASGEFRCALYNHWRTPNSTEFDCVGAAIGGSVATRYTPYGWRAARSVHAGGVNVGMADGSVRFVTDDIGTNPWRALSTRAGGELD; encoded by the coding sequence ATGCCCACCCCGCTCCGCCACCCGCCGACCCGCCGCCCCCCCGGTGCGTTCACGCTGGTCGAGCTGTTGGTGGTGATCGGCATCGTCGGGGTGCTGGCGTCGCTGCTGCTACCCGCGGTGCAGTCGACGCGCGAGTCGGCCCGCCGGGCAGACTGCAGCAACCGGCTGCGGCAACTGGGCCTAGCGGCCAACAACCACATCTCCGCGACCGGGCGGCTGCCGTCGGGCTCCGACGCAAAGCCCCCCCCTCCGGGGTTCGGCGTCCAGGAGTGGACGTTCTTCCGCTGGAGCGCCCTTGCGCACCTGGCGCCCTACCTGGAGAACGGCGCCGAGTACGACGCGCTGAACCTCGATCTGCCCCTCTACCGCGACCTCGGCGGCGGGGTGACCGAAGAGAACGAGGCGATCGTCCGCACCGTCATCCCGCAGTACCTCTGCCCCAGCGACCGGCAAGAACGCGTCTCCCCCGCGTTTGGCCCCACGAACTACGTCGCCTCGACCGGCACCGGCGCCGGCGGCGGGACGCCGCGCAAGGTCGATGGCCTGTTCGGCGTAAACTCCGACTTCAAGCCGTCAGAGATCACCGACGGCCTCAGCAAGACGGCCTTGTTCTCTGAGAGCCTGCTTGGCGAGCGTAGCGACGACTCGCACAACCCCCAGCGGGAGTACAAGTTTGTGCTCGTGCTCAACACGCTCAATCAGGGGATGTGCGACTTCACCACCCAGTGGAACCTTTCCGAGCCGTTGGGTTTTTCCTGGGCCAGCGGCGAGTTCCGCTGTGCGCTGTACAACCACTGGCGCACCCCGAACTCAACCGAGTTCGACTGCGTCGGCGCCGCCATCGGCGGCTCTGTCGCCACGCGCTACACGCCGTACGGCTGGCGCGCCGCCCGCAGCGTGCACGCCGGCGGGGTGAACGTCGGGATGGCCGACGGCTCGGTGCGGTTCGTGACGGACGACATCGGGACCAACCCCTGGCGGGCCCTCAGCACCCGCGCCGGCGGCGAACTCGACTAG
- a CDS encoding dockerin type I domain-containing protein → MKKLLITAALCAIAPHASFGDILTLQAFGFAGGQVVRYDELTGAQVPGWSFNPQGVNPSVGQLSGLETHNGVGYVSSLNTGQVLQFDLASGAPIGSGVFATLPQEPDDPRLSEDPPRGPEPSALRVGPDGLLYVADGFGTSILRYNLQTGALVDRVVDGLAGVGGIGFSSTDALLSTSNTLGSGLNTIYTGGGDPPSVLTPGAATNLYGPNSLLVNADDSFLVTDLLSNYIFRFGADGSPQGPFAEIEYPSDVDPMNPPIGASFSSNFPSDMRRDAEGNVLVVNLGISSVVQGAAKNYGSLLRYAPDGTLIERLADSLFAPSSIALVDGLTGTPGDFNRDGLVDAGDYAMWTAGLGRQVTPGSNADGNFDGVIDAADYTVWRDNLPAPLDASAASVPEPASEVLALAALLAGVGYRTRRGC, encoded by the coding sequence GTGAAGAAGCTGCTGATTACCGCCGCACTATGTGCGATTGCTCCCCACGCTTCGTTCGGCGACATCCTCACGCTGCAGGCGTTCGGCTTCGCCGGGGGCCAGGTGGTGCGATACGACGAGCTGACCGGCGCCCAGGTGCCCGGCTGGTCGTTCAACCCGCAGGGGGTGAACCCGTCCGTGGGTCAGCTCTCGGGGCTCGAGACGCACAACGGCGTCGGCTACGTCAGCAGCCTGAACACCGGGCAGGTCCTTCAGTTCGACCTGGCGAGCGGCGCGCCGATCGGCAGCGGCGTGTTCGCCACGCTGCCGCAGGAGCCCGACGACCCACGGCTGAGCGAGGACCCGCCGCGCGGGCCCGAACCCTCCGCGCTGCGCGTTGGCCCCGATGGGTTGCTGTATGTCGCAGACGGGTTCGGGACCTCCATCCTCCGCTACAACCTGCAGACCGGCGCCCTGGTCGATCGTGTGGTTGACGGCCTGGCCGGCGTGGGGGGCATCGGGTTCAGCAGCACCGACGCGCTGCTTTCCACCAGCAACACGCTGGGCAGCGGGCTCAACACGATCTATACCGGCGGCGGCGATCCTCCCTCCGTGCTCACGCCCGGCGCCGCGACCAACCTCTACGGCCCGAACTCGCTGCTGGTGAACGCAGACGACAGCTTCCTGGTGACCGATCTGCTCTCGAACTACATCTTCCGCTTCGGCGCCGACGGGAGCCCCCAGGGGCCCTTCGCCGAGATTGAGTACCCAAGCGACGTCGATCCCATGAACCCGCCGATCGGCGCCTCGTTTTCTTCCAACTTCCCCTCCGACATGCGGCGCGACGCAGAGGGGAACGTGCTGGTCGTCAACCTCGGCATCTCGAGCGTCGTGCAGGGCGCCGCAAAGAACTACGGCTCGCTGCTCCGCTACGCCCCCGACGGCACGCTGATCGAGCGGCTCGCGGACAGCCTGTTCGCCCCCTCGTCGATCGCGCTGGTCGACGGCCTCACCGGCACGCCGGGCGACTTCAACCGCGACGGCCTCGTCGACGCGGGCGACTACGCCATGTGGACCGCCGGGCTGGGCCGGCAGGTGACCCCCGGCAGCAACGCCGACGGCAACTTCGACGGCGTCATCGACGCCGCCGACTACACCGTGTGGCGAGACAACCTGCCGGCGCCCCTGGATGCAAGCGCCGCAAGCGTCCCCGAGCCCGCCTCTGAGGTGCTGGCGCTGGCCGCGCTCCTGGCGGGCGTCGGTTACCGAACCAGGCGGGGCTGCTAG